Proteins from a single region of Oryza brachyantha chromosome 6, ObraRS2, whole genome shotgun sequence:
- the LOC102711078 gene encoding transcription factor HY5, producing the protein MSERDSERRRRMHQGQSSPAADSSSERSSSSAPNTDDAKEGMESDDDDIGRVPEFGLALPGTASTSGRGVHAAGDAAAAAGTSSSPAAQASSGRRRGRSPADKEHRRLKRLLRNRVSAQQARERKKAYMSELETRVKDLERSNSELEERVSTLQNENQMLRQVLKNTTVSRRGPDSSAGGDS; encoded by the exons ATGAGTGAGAGAGACAgtgagagaagaagaagaatgcaCCAAGGTcagagctcgccggcggcggactccAGCAGCGAGAGGTCGTCCAGCTCCGCCCCAAACACAGACGACGCCAAGGAAG GGATggagagcgacgacgacgatatAGGGAGGGTGCCGGAGTTCGGGCTGGCGCTGCCGGggacggcgtcgacgtcgggcAGGGGTGTTCATGCTgcaggcgacgcggcggcggcggccgggacaTCGTCGTCGCCAGCGGCACAGGCCAGcagcgggcgccgccgcggacgcAGCCCCGCCGACAAGGAGCACCGGCGGCTCAAAAG ATTGTTGAGGAACCGGGTGTCAGCGCAGCAGGCTcgggagaggaagaaggcgtACATGAGCGAGCTGGAGACGAGGGTGAAGGACCTGGAGAGGAGCAACTCAGAGCTGGAGGAGAGGGTCTCTACACTGCAAAACGAGAACCAGATGCTTAGGCAG GTACTGAAGAACACAACTGTAAGCAGAAGAGGGCCAGACAGCAGTGCCGGCGGAGACAGCTAG